The following proteins are co-located in the Paenibacillus sp. FSL H8-0079 genome:
- a CDS encoding carbohydrate ABC transporter permease, translating to MPIKRQLVQAGRHAAIILLGLLMLYPVLWLILSSFKPNHLIFTSGSLFPTSFTLEHYINGWKGLQGISFGRFFGNSVLISVMSVLGNVISCSLAAFAFSRLKFRFKGLWFSMMLITIMLPYHVTLVPQYILYNELQWINTYFPLILPKWLAQDSFFILLMVQFIRGIPRELDESATIDGCGQSQIFFRIVVPLLVPALITTAIFTFLWSWDDFFSQMIYLSKIDLFTVQLGIRSLFDPSGQSDWGALLAMSTLSLLPVTIIFLLFQRYFLEGIATTGLK from the coding sequence ATGCCAATCAAACGACAACTGGTTCAGGCCGGGAGGCATGCCGCCATTATACTCCTCGGTCTGCTGATGTTATATCCAGTACTATGGTTGATTCTCAGTTCGTTTAAACCGAACCATCTCATCTTCACCAGTGGCAGTCTTTTCCCAACCAGCTTCACGCTGGAGCACTATATTAATGGCTGGAAAGGTCTCCAGGGCATCTCCTTCGGCCGTTTCTTCGGCAACTCCGTGCTGATCTCGGTCATGAGTGTGCTGGGCAATGTGATCTCCTGTTCCCTTGCAGCCTTCGCCTTCTCCAGATTGAAGTTCAGATTCAAAGGCCTGTGGTTCAGCATGATGTTGATCACGATTATGTTGCCTTACCATGTTACTCTGGTTCCCCAGTACATTCTCTATAATGAGCTTCAATGGATTAATACGTATTTCCCGCTGATTCTGCCCAAGTGGCTCGCGCAGGATTCCTTCTTCATCTTGCTCATGGTTCAATTCATACGCGGTATACCGCGGGAGCTGGACGAGAGTGCAACCATTGACGGTTGCGGGCAATCACAGATCTTTTTCCGAATCGTAGTGCCACTGCTCGTTCCAGCACTGATTACAACCGCGATCTTCACCTTCCTGTGGAGCTGGGATGATTTTTTCAGCCAGATGATCTATCTGAGCAAAATTGATCTGTTCACCGTGCAGCTGGGCATTCGGTCTCTCTTCGATCCATCAGGACAATCCGATTGGGGCGCTTTGCTCGCCATGTCCACCCTGTCACTGCTTCCCGTGACCATCATCTTTTTACTGTTTCAGCGATATTTCCTTGAGGGCATTGCGACGACAGGTCTGAAGTAA
- a CDS encoding sugar ABC transporter permease: MKKQTKPLYGQHNTTAYLFLLPWLIGLFCLTLGPMVASLYLSMTKFNLLSSPTWTGLSNYVHIFTEDDTFRRSLGLTFYYVFLSVPLRLAFALLVAMALNKGIRALGIYRTVYYIPSLLGGSVAIAIVWRQLFEGNGLVNQFLSWFGISGPSWIAHPDYVVYTIITLSVWQFGSAMVIFLAGLKQIPADLYEASDVDGAGKIRQFFGITLPMLSPVIFFNLIMSMINSFQAFTPAYVIGDGRGGPLDATMFYTLYLYLKGFSFFDMGYASALAWIMLVIIGVFTAIVFVTSRFWVFYGDNQEGR; this comes from the coding sequence ATGAAAAAACAGACCAAGCCCTTATACGGTCAGCACAATACCACAGCCTACTTGTTTCTTCTGCCCTGGCTGATCGGACTCTTCTGTCTGACACTGGGACCGATGGTTGCGTCCCTATACTTATCCATGACCAAATTCAATCTACTGTCATCACCGACTTGGACTGGACTCAGCAACTATGTTCACATCTTTACCGAGGACGATACCTTTCGCAGGTCCCTTGGGCTGACGTTTTATTATGTCTTTCTATCCGTTCCACTAAGGCTCGCCTTCGCCCTATTGGTGGCAATGGCGCTGAACAAAGGAATTCGAGCCCTCGGCATCTACCGGACCGTATATTACATCCCTTCCCTCTTGGGTGGCAGCGTCGCGATTGCAATCGTCTGGCGGCAACTTTTTGAGGGGAATGGATTGGTCAATCAGTTTTTAAGCTGGTTTGGTATCTCGGGACCATCCTGGATTGCGCATCCGGATTATGTAGTCTATACCATCATTACACTATCCGTGTGGCAATTCGGGTCTGCCATGGTCATCTTTCTTGCGGGTCTGAAACAGATCCCGGCAGACTTATATGAAGCTTCCGATGTCGATGGAGCGGGCAAGATACGTCAATTTTTTGGAATTACCCTGCCCATGCTCTCCCCCGTTATCTTTTTTAACCTGATCATGAGCATGATCAATTCATTCCAGGCGTTTACACCAGCTTATGTGATCGGGGATGGCCGCGGGGGTCCACTCGATGCAACGATGTTCTATACCTTGTATCTGTATCTGAAAGGTTTCTCGTTCTTTGATATGGGTTATGCTTCGGCTCTGGCATGGATCATGTTGGTCATTATCGGAGTATTTACCGCAATCGTCTTTGTCACATCCCGATTTTGGGTGTTCTACGGGGATAATCAGGAGGGGAGGTAA
- a CDS encoding response regulator: MYNVLIADDEFEVREGLKLKVDWHGMGFVITGEASNGIEADELLKSEHFDLLITDMNMPVMDGVRLLDVCRSYNSSIQIVIITGYEDFQYARAGVRSQVMDYLLKPVTRDELKATLCKIKADLDDQRKVRGDSELLQWRLSQYYREMKGRFLLDLVRGNRLPPSSLPERLRLFHLESWQDQKVCFITASISQSDKQNIRKDRSHEQMHLPFELVCYEIAQSDSDNVQVFHDSAHAGIMHFMVQDGMQYEFIQQLTGHTASVFSMKLKIGVGLSGSGLEHWKEGYIHSLLAWNSAERAGNTPNPQAGTDYSPLLPEETTRTLHRCLIRGELDSFRSLIRKELHEAFQLSPSRMTRGIFQISLLMDFPMTPEWILWLKTPDQAERLLMQWAQDFLSRQLPSEDGDGTIIELAKRYIEENYMQELTLTLLAERFNYYPTYFSELFKEGAGTSFIQYVTGVRMKHALQLLKETQLTVWDITELTGFSSPSYFSSKFKRMFNMSPSDYRLLHSEKIDSHDPKK; the protein is encoded by the coding sequence ATGTACAACGTATTAATCGCAGATGACGAATTCGAAGTTCGCGAAGGATTAAAATTGAAAGTCGATTGGCACGGCATGGGCTTTGTTATAACAGGGGAAGCATCTAACGGGATTGAAGCGGACGAACTTTTGAAATCTGAACATTTCGACCTGCTGATTACCGATATGAACATGCCTGTTATGGACGGTGTCCGATTACTGGATGTTTGCCGCAGTTATAATTCTTCTATCCAGATTGTCATAATCACGGGTTATGAAGATTTTCAATATGCCAGAGCGGGTGTCCGCAGCCAGGTCATGGATTATTTACTGAAGCCTGTAACCCGGGATGAACTGAAAGCGACATTATGCAAAATCAAAGCGGATCTGGATGATCAACGTAAAGTACGAGGTGATTCCGAATTACTGCAATGGCGCCTCTCTCAGTATTACCGGGAAATGAAGGGACGTTTCCTTCTTGATCTCGTCAGAGGCAATCGTCTTCCGCCTTCCTCACTGCCAGAACGACTCCGGTTGTTCCATCTCGAATCATGGCAGGATCAGAAGGTCTGTTTCATCACCGCGAGTATAAGTCAATCAGACAAGCAGAATATTCGAAAAGATCGCTCACACGAGCAGATGCATCTCCCTTTTGAGCTGGTATGTTACGAAATCGCCCAGTCTGATTCAGACAATGTCCAGGTTTTTCATGATTCAGCACACGCAGGCATCATGCATTTCATGGTACAAGACGGTATGCAGTACGAATTCATCCAACAGCTCACGGGACATACGGCATCTGTTTTTTCCATGAAACTCAAGATTGGGGTGGGACTTTCTGGTTCTGGACTTGAGCATTGGAAAGAAGGTTACATCCATTCCCTTCTGGCTTGGAATTCAGCTGAACGGGCTGGCAACACTCCGAATCCTCAGGCAGGAACAGATTATAGTCCATTACTGCCTGAGGAAACTACCCGAACGCTACATCGTTGCCTCATCCGAGGGGAACTGGACTCCTTCCGCAGCCTGATCCGCAAGGAACTTCACGAAGCATTCCAGCTCTCTCCATCCCGAATGACACGAGGTATTTTTCAAATTTCACTGTTGATGGATTTTCCGATGACCCCGGAATGGATACTGTGGCTCAAGACGCCAGATCAAGCAGAACGCTTATTAATGCAATGGGCTCAAGATTTCCTGAGTAGACAACTTCCTTCAGAAGATGGGGATGGGACGATTATAGAGTTAGCCAAACGATATATCGAGGAGAACTACATGCAGGAGCTAACGTTGACGTTGCTCGCTGAACGATTTAACTATTATCCTACCTATTTCTCCGAATTGTTTAAGGAAGGGGCAGGTACCTCTTTTATTCAGTATGTGACGGGCGTTCGGATGAAACACGCCTTGCAACTGCTGAAGGAAACCCAATTAACCGTGTGGGATATTACAGAACTGACCGGCTTCAGTTCGCCAAGTTATTTCAGCTCGAAATTCAAAAGAATGTTCAACATGAGTCCATCAGACTATCGCTTGCTGCATTCCGAAAAAATCGATAGTCATGATCCGAAGAAATGA